One window of Dyadobacter sandarakinus genomic DNA carries:
- a CDS encoding NADH-quinone oxidoreductase subunit A: protein MKNTYLPSDYLPILVQFFLAAGFIGGTMIVTHLIGPSRKSKLKDDPFECGIESVGDARTPISVKYFLVAILFVLFDVEVIFMYPWAVNFKGLGMFGFIEMLLFMALLLSGFYYVIRKGVLNWEE, encoded by the coding sequence ATGAAGAATACATATCTTCCTTCCGACTATTTGCCGATTTTGGTCCAGTTCTTCCTGGCAGCCGGTTTTATTGGTGGTACAATGATTGTAACACACCTTATCGGACCCAGCAGAAAGAGCAAACTAAAGGACGATCCTTTTGAATGCGGTATTGAGTCCGTTGGTGACGCCCGGACACCAATTTCTGTAAAATACTTTCTCGTCGCTATTCTCTTTGTTCTTTTTGATGTTGAAGTGATTTTCATGTACCCTTGGGCAGTAAATTTCAAGGGTTTGGGAATGTTCGGGTTTATTGAAATGTTATTGTTTATGGCATTGCTGCTTTCCGGCTTTTACTACGTTATCCGCAAGGGTGTGTTGAACTGGGAGGAATAA
- a CDS encoding T9SS type A sorting domain-containing protein codes for MHFRISFRVVAKALLLILFTSSAVFSQIKITTPSYQAVYQRDITGQRTIPVTGTFTIPMDKVEVRAVPVVEGQGVETPWQDLQVAPAGGVFNGNITLYGGWYALEVRAIADGKVVGRDVLARVGVGEVFVIAGQSNAQGLKAYPGPSAVDDRVIYISNYENDELGQYHDLLTDPTPPVFSKITNVKTMSPRGQSAWCWGILGDLLVSRLNLPVMFINTAWEGTAVENWSESSQGRPTKSYYGYQYAPQMPYANLRIAAKNYINQYGVRSVLWMQGETDGAFGTPAALYRERLQEVINKLNSDTNKRITWVIARTSRASLDPNVPSKVYPQIIAAQNAVLDTKFNPTYPGPETDPLVPNRPDGIHFIGTEALTILANAWNQSLNANFFSTVLPVAPSGIPKITAACTTTNNGVTITLPSNFASYEWSTGEKSSSIVVTKAGTYRATVRDSFGNSILTSVVVLNNDAKPVKPVILQSGQQQACADSSFQFSVSEGSDIYTWYKQGSNTALATGAAARISEAGNYVVQGTNIFGCISDLSNPSSLLIREKVPQPVIEPSGPFSVTASISETGLNTAFLWRRPGTESDTLADLVKILKSGTYSVRARVTYTLNNNTSINCFSDSASREFKTNEENDVVIYPNPSQSSFVYIESRDNIRDATITLYDIFGRVIKYIPSRLINSRFEVDVSNLPTGKYIIRVTGQGQSLTKQIVIR; via the coding sequence TCCGGGCAGTTCCCGTTGTGGAAGGTCAGGGTGTTGAAACTCCGTGGCAGGATTTACAGGTAGCGCCTGCTGGCGGTGTTTTCAATGGAAACATTACACTTTACGGTGGCTGGTATGCGCTGGAAGTCCGCGCGATAGCTGACGGTAAGGTAGTAGGCCGTGACGTGCTGGCGCGTGTAGGCGTGGGCGAAGTTTTCGTGATTGCCGGCCAGTCCAATGCACAGGGGCTCAAAGCTTACCCTGGCCCGTCCGCAGTTGATGACAGGGTTATCTATATTTCCAATTACGAAAATGATGAGCTTGGCCAGTACCACGACCTGCTGACGGACCCAACTCCTCCTGTTTTTTCCAAAATAACGAATGTAAAAACCATGTCACCGCGTGGGCAATCTGCCTGGTGCTGGGGTATCCTGGGCGACTTGCTTGTATCAAGGCTCAATTTGCCGGTTATGTTTATCAACACAGCCTGGGAAGGTACGGCGGTTGAAAACTGGTCGGAAAGTTCGCAGGGCAGGCCTACCAAAAGCTATTATGGCTACCAATATGCTCCTCAGATGCCTTATGCCAACCTCAGGATTGCTGCCAAAAACTACATCAACCAATATGGGGTACGCTCGGTGTTATGGATGCAGGGAGAGACTGACGGAGCATTTGGTACACCTGCTGCATTGTACAGGGAGAGATTGCAGGAGGTGATCAACAAACTGAATTCGGATACGAATAAAAGAATTACCTGGGTGATCGCCAGAACAAGCCGGGCTTCACTGGACCCTAATGTTCCTTCCAAAGTTTATCCGCAGATTATAGCTGCCCAAAATGCGGTGTTGGATACGAAGTTCAACCCTACTTACCCAGGCCCTGAAACTGACCCGCTGGTACCTAACCGTCCCGACGGAATCCACTTCATCGGTACCGAAGCACTCACGATCCTTGCCAATGCATGGAACCAGAGCCTGAATGCCAACTTTTTTTCGACTGTACTTCCTGTGGCGCCATCCGGCATTCCAAAAATTACGGCGGCCTGTACGACTACCAATAATGGCGTGACGATTACATTACCATCCAATTTTGCCTCTTACGAATGGAGTACGGGTGAAAAGAGCAGTTCCATTGTAGTTACCAAAGCCGGAACCTATCGCGCTACTGTAAGAGATAGTTTCGGAAATTCGATACTTACTTCGGTTGTGGTGCTCAATAATGATGCGAAACCTGTAAAGCCGGTCATTCTTCAAAGCGGACAACAGCAGGCTTGTGCTGATTCCTCCTTTCAGTTCTCAGTATCGGAAGGCAGCGACATTTATACATGGTACAAACAAGGCTCCAACACAGCGCTTGCAACAGGCGCCGCGGCACGCATCAGTGAAGCCGGCAACTATGTGGTACAGGGCACCAATATTTTCGGGTGCATATCCGATTTATCCAATCCTTCCTCGCTGTTGATCCGCGAGAAAGTGCCGCAGCCGGTTATTGAACCATCGGGTCCATTCAGTGTTACAGCAAGCATCAGTGAAACAGGGCTGAATACTGCCTTCCTGTGGCGCAGGCCGGGCACGGAATCAGACACGCTTGCCGATCTGGTAAAAATCCTGAAATCCGGTACCTACTCGGTAAGAGCGCGGGTTACCTACACTTTAAACAATAACACATCAATCAACTGCTTTTCTGATTCGGCGTCGAGGGAATTCAAAACCAATGAAGAAAACGATGTCGTGATCTACCCCAATCCAAGCCAGAGCAGCTTTGTATATATTGAATCGCGCGACAACATCCGGGATGCGACAATCACGCTTTATGACATTTTCGGAAGGGTCATCAAATACATTCCTTCGAGGCTTATTAACAGCAGGTTTGAGGTTGATGTAAGCAATCTTCCGACCGGGAAATACATCATCCGTGTTACCGGACAAGGGCAGAGCCTTACAAAACAGATTGTTATCAGATAA